From the genome of Bactrocera oleae isolate idBacOlea1 chromosome 2, idBacOlea1, whole genome shotgun sequence, one region includes:
- the LOC106617789 gene encoding uridine phosphorylase 1 isoform X1, producing MPPTGLIAVNSEDCERCNEDYEEEYEFHASVCVWTRYSDGTVKLRNSNIELMDQDILYHLALGSESHDLHEMFGDVKFVCMGGTPKRMENFAHFIMGEIGYKLPAGTKLEDISAYSYRYSMYKVGPVLCVSHGMGTPSVSILLHELIKLMYHAKCQDPIFIRIGTCGGVGVEGGTVIITEEALDSHMRNAHEFTILGKTVLRPAKLDKKLARELKALASEDDPYDTIIGKTLCTNDFYEGQGRLDGAFCEFTETDKMEYLEMLSSKGVVNIEMESTIFAALTYHAGIKAAVVCVALLNRLNGDQVNAPKEVMHEWQNRPQTLISRYICKTLAQKGQLKSLSRGSIKSPRRFKLVQQESQAHE from the exons ATGCCACCAACGGGTCTTATAGCTGTAAATAGCGAGGATTGCGAGCGCTGCAATGAAGACTACGAGGAGGAGTATGAGTTTCACGCTAGTGTTTGTGTTTGGACCAG ATATTCCGATGGCACCGTCAAGCTGCGTAATTCGAACATCGAACTGATGGATCAAGATATTCTCTACCATCTCGCTTTGGGGAGCGAAAGTCATGATTTACACGAAATGTTCGGTGATGTTAAA TTTGTTTGCATGGGCGGAACACCAAAGCGAATggaaaattttgcacatttcaTTATGGGTGAAATTGGTTATAAATTACCCGCCGGTACAAAATTGGAAGATATCAGCGCCTATTCATATCGCTACTCAATGTACAAAGTAGGTCCAGTGCTTTGCGTAAGTCACGGCATGGGAACACCCTCTGTCAGCATATTGTTGCACGAATTGATCAAACTCATGTATCACGCCAAGTGTCAAGACCCCATATTTATACGTATTGGCACTTGTGGTGGTGTGGGAGTTGAGGGGGGTACTGTTATCATCACCGAAGAAGCGCTCGATAGCCATATGCGGAATGCACATGAATTT ACAATTTTGGGCAAAACTGTTCTACGACCTGCCAAATTGGATAAGAAACTGGCACGTGAGCTTAAAGCGCTTGCCAGTGAGGATGATCCTTATGACACGATTATCGGCAAAACTCTCTGTACAAATGACTTCTATGAAG GTCAAGGTCGTTTGGATGGTGCATTCTGCGAATTCACCGAAACCGATAAAATGGAGTATTTGGAAATGTTGAGCAGCAAAGGTGTGGTCAACATCGAAATGGAGAGCACCATTTTCGCTGCACTTACATATCATGCTGGCATTAAAGCGGCAGTCGTATGCGTTGCGCTATTAAATCGTCTAAATGGAGATCAG gtaAATGCACCCAAGGAGGTAATGCACGAATGGCAGAATCGGCCGCAAACGCTGATTTCGCGTTACATATGCAAAACGTTGGCGCAGAAAGGGCAATTGAAGTCACTCTCCCGAGGCTCAATAAAGTCACCACGACGCTTCAAGCTGGTGCAACAAGAGTCGCAGGCGCATGAATAA
- the LOC106617789 gene encoding uridine phosphorylase 1 isoform X2, which produces MPPTGLIAVNSEDCERCNEDYEEEYSDGTVKLRNSNIELMDQDILYHLALGSESHDLHEMFGDVKFVCMGGTPKRMENFAHFIMGEIGYKLPAGTKLEDISAYSYRYSMYKVGPVLCVSHGMGTPSVSILLHELIKLMYHAKCQDPIFIRIGTCGGVGVEGGTVIITEEALDSHMRNAHEFTILGKTVLRPAKLDKKLARELKALASEDDPYDTIIGKTLCTNDFYEGQGRLDGAFCEFTETDKMEYLEMLSSKGVVNIEMESTIFAALTYHAGIKAAVVCVALLNRLNGDQVNAPKEVMHEWQNRPQTLISRYICKTLAQKGQLKSLSRGSIKSPRRFKLVQQESQAHE; this is translated from the exons ATGCCACCAACGGGTCTTATAGCTGTAAATAGCGAGGATTGCGAGCGCTGCAATGAAGACTACGAGGAGGA ATATTCCGATGGCACCGTCAAGCTGCGTAATTCGAACATCGAACTGATGGATCAAGATATTCTCTACCATCTCGCTTTGGGGAGCGAAAGTCATGATTTACACGAAATGTTCGGTGATGTTAAA TTTGTTTGCATGGGCGGAACACCAAAGCGAATggaaaattttgcacatttcaTTATGGGTGAAATTGGTTATAAATTACCCGCCGGTACAAAATTGGAAGATATCAGCGCCTATTCATATCGCTACTCAATGTACAAAGTAGGTCCAGTGCTTTGCGTAAGTCACGGCATGGGAACACCCTCTGTCAGCATATTGTTGCACGAATTGATCAAACTCATGTATCACGCCAAGTGTCAAGACCCCATATTTATACGTATTGGCACTTGTGGTGGTGTGGGAGTTGAGGGGGGTACTGTTATCATCACCGAAGAAGCGCTCGATAGCCATATGCGGAATGCACATGAATTT ACAATTTTGGGCAAAACTGTTCTACGACCTGCCAAATTGGATAAGAAACTGGCACGTGAGCTTAAAGCGCTTGCCAGTGAGGATGATCCTTATGACACGATTATCGGCAAAACTCTCTGTACAAATGACTTCTATGAAG GTCAAGGTCGTTTGGATGGTGCATTCTGCGAATTCACCGAAACCGATAAAATGGAGTATTTGGAAATGTTGAGCAGCAAAGGTGTGGTCAACATCGAAATGGAGAGCACCATTTTCGCTGCACTTACATATCATGCTGGCATTAAAGCGGCAGTCGTATGCGTTGCGCTATTAAATCGTCTAAATGGAGATCAG gtaAATGCACCCAAGGAGGTAATGCACGAATGGCAGAATCGGCCGCAAACGCTGATTTCGCGTTACATATGCAAAACGTTGGCGCAGAAAGGGCAATTGAAGTCACTCTCCCGAGGCTCAATAAAGTCACCACGACGCTTCAAGCTGGTGCAACAAGAGTCGCAGGCGCATGAATAA
- the LOC106617789 gene encoding uridine phosphorylase 1 isoform X3: protein MSLFGGNSHSISEEEIDEYSDGTVKLRNSNIELMDQDILYHLALGSESHDLHEMFGDVKFVCMGGTPKRMENFAHFIMGEIGYKLPAGTKLEDISAYSYRYSMYKVGPVLCVSHGMGTPSVSILLHELIKLMYHAKCQDPIFIRIGTCGGVGVEGGTVIITEEALDSHMRNAHEFTILGKTVLRPAKLDKKLARELKALASEDDPYDTIIGKTLCTNDFYEGQGRLDGAFCEFTETDKMEYLEMLSSKGVVNIEMESTIFAALTYHAGIKAAVVCVALLNRLNGDQVNAPKEVMHEWQNRPQTLISRYICKTLAQKGQLKSLSRGSIKSPRRFKLVQQESQAHE from the exons ATATTCCGATGGCACCGTCAAGCTGCGTAATTCGAACATCGAACTGATGGATCAAGATATTCTCTACCATCTCGCTTTGGGGAGCGAAAGTCATGATTTACACGAAATGTTCGGTGATGTTAAA TTTGTTTGCATGGGCGGAACACCAAAGCGAATggaaaattttgcacatttcaTTATGGGTGAAATTGGTTATAAATTACCCGCCGGTACAAAATTGGAAGATATCAGCGCCTATTCATATCGCTACTCAATGTACAAAGTAGGTCCAGTGCTTTGCGTAAGTCACGGCATGGGAACACCCTCTGTCAGCATATTGTTGCACGAATTGATCAAACTCATGTATCACGCCAAGTGTCAAGACCCCATATTTATACGTATTGGCACTTGTGGTGGTGTGGGAGTTGAGGGGGGTACTGTTATCATCACCGAAGAAGCGCTCGATAGCCATATGCGGAATGCACATGAATTT ACAATTTTGGGCAAAACTGTTCTACGACCTGCCAAATTGGATAAGAAACTGGCACGTGAGCTTAAAGCGCTTGCCAGTGAGGATGATCCTTATGACACGATTATCGGCAAAACTCTCTGTACAAATGACTTCTATGAAG GTCAAGGTCGTTTGGATGGTGCATTCTGCGAATTCACCGAAACCGATAAAATGGAGTATTTGGAAATGTTGAGCAGCAAAGGTGTGGTCAACATCGAAATGGAGAGCACCATTTTCGCTGCACTTACATATCATGCTGGCATTAAAGCGGCAGTCGTATGCGTTGCGCTATTAAATCGTCTAAATGGAGATCAG gtaAATGCACCCAAGGAGGTAATGCACGAATGGCAGAATCGGCCGCAAACGCTGATTTCGCGTTACATATGCAAAACGTTGGCGCAGAAAGGGCAATTGAAGTCACTCTCCCGAGGCTCAATAAAGTCACCACGACGCTTCAAGCTGGTGCAACAAGAGTCGCAGGCGCATGAATAA
- the LOC106617800 gene encoding probable cytochrome P450 304a1 isoform X1 — MLTEILLCICAVVCLYLSYRYAVGRPEGFPPGPPRIPFFGSYLFMMMANAKYLHKGVLKFSKWYKSDIVGFHVGPFPVVAVHNVEGVREVLNRKEFDGRAQVYLGEIRTPSKQILGIFFREGPVWKEQRRFILRFLRDYGFGRRFTELESVIQEEVSDLLDLIRNGPQYAHEHELSKVGGHRISIPNILSPFVVNSFFHILMNERVPRAEQAELLKLVKMGMQFQRQADDYGKMLSIMPWIRHVFPKASSYEALMESNVFIYSYFEKIVDYHIRTYDECSARNFIDLYIKQMKQEHANGHTDCYNREQFILSLADFSFPSFTAVGAQMGFLIQYFLYYPEVLKRVQAEIDAVVGSGRLPTLEDRQNLHYTEATLREGMRIETLVPSDLPHKALVDTELMGYKIPKDTIVVPGLYAFHSDPRLWGDPENFRPERFLDDNGKLCLKKDITLPFGAGKRLCAGETFARNIMFLVITALCQNFNFVLAPGDKLPDMSKNFNGLSITPLDFWVQVEERK; from the exons atgttaactgaaattttattgtgTATTTGTGCTGTGGTTTGCCTATATTTATCCTATCGCTATGCAGTCGGGCGTCCGGAAGGATTTCCGCCGG GACCCCCACGCATACCGTTCTTCGGCAGCTATTTATTCATGATGATGGCGAATgccaaatatttacacaaaggTGTGTTGAAATTTAGTAAATGGTATAAATCCGACATTGTTGGTTTTCATGTTGGCCCATTTCCTGTGGTGGCAGTGCATAATGTGGAGGGAGTGCGCGAAGTTTTGAATAGAAAGGAGTTTGATGGGCGTGCTCAAGTGTATCTGGGTGAAATACGTACGCcaagtaaacaaattttgg GCATTTTTTTCCGTGAAGGACCCGTATGGAAGGAACAACGTCGTTTTATATTGCGTTTTCTACGTGACTACGGCTTTGGTCGCCGTTTCACCGAATTGGAATCGGTCATACAAGAGGAGGTCAGTGATCTTTTGGATCTCATACGCAACGGGCCACAGTATGCGCATGAACATGAACTTTCCAAAGTAGGAGGTCATCGAATTTCTATACCAAATATACTTAGTCCTTTCGTGGTCAATTCATTTTTTCACATTCTCATGAATGAGCGTGTTCCACGCGCTGAACAAGCGGAATTACTAAAACTGGTCAAGATGGGTATGCAATTCCAGCGTCAAGCTGACGATTATGGTAAAATGCTAAGTATAATGCCTTGGATACGTCATGTCTTTCCGAAGGCCAGCTCATATGAAGCACTCATGGAATCGAACGtatttatttacagttattttgaaaaaatcgtcGACTATCATATACGCACTTATGATGAGTGTAGTGCACGCAATTTCattgatttatatattaagcAAATGAAACAGGAACATGCCAATGGGCACACAGATTGCTACAATCGTGAACAATTCATTTTGAGCTTGGCCGATTTTTCCTTCCCCTCATTCACAGCAGTCGGCGCACAAATGGGCTTtctaatacaatattttctatattatcCGGAAGTGTTGAAGCGCGTACAAGCGGAAATCGATGCGGTGGTGGGCAGCGGACGTTTGCCAACGTTGGAAGATCGCCAAAATTTGCACTATACTGAGGCTACTTTGCGCGAGGGCATGCGTATTGAGACTTTAGTACCATCCGATTTGCCACATAAAGCTTTGGTAGACACTGAGCTCATGGGCTATAAGATACCAAAG GATACTATTGTGGTGCCTGGTCTTTACGCTTTTCACTCAGATCCACGTCTGTGGGGTGACCCGGAGAACTTTAGGCCAGAGCGTTTTTTGGACGACAATGGCAAATTGTGCTTGAAGAAAGATATTACGTTGCCGTTTGGTGCGG GTAAACGACTTTGTGCTGGCGAAACTTTCGCTCgtaatattatgtttttagtGATAACGGCGCTgtgtcaaaatttcaactttgttTTGGCGCCCGGTGATAAATTGCCCGAtatgtcaaaaaattttaacggaCTTTCTATAACACCGTTGGATTTCTGGGTGCAAGTGGAGGAAAGAAAGTGa
- the LOC106617800 gene encoding probable cytochrome P450 304a1 isoform X2: MLTEILLCICAVVCLYLSYRYAVGRPEGFPPGPPRIPFFGSYLFMMMANAKYLHKVHNVEGVREVLNRKEFDGRAQVYLGEIRTPSKQILGIFFREGPVWKEQRRFILRFLRDYGFGRRFTELESVIQEEVSDLLDLIRNGPQYAHEHELSKVGGHRISIPNILSPFVVNSFFHILMNERVPRAEQAELLKLVKMGMQFQRQADDYGKMLSIMPWIRHVFPKASSYEALMESNVFIYSYFEKIVDYHIRTYDECSARNFIDLYIKQMKQEHANGHTDCYNREQFILSLADFSFPSFTAVGAQMGFLIQYFLYYPEVLKRVQAEIDAVVGSGRLPTLEDRQNLHYTEATLREGMRIETLVPSDLPHKALVDTELMGYKIPKDTIVVPGLYAFHSDPRLWGDPENFRPERFLDDNGKLCLKKDITLPFGAGKRLCAGETFARNIMFLVITALCQNFNFVLAPGDKLPDMSKNFNGLSITPLDFWVQVEERK, translated from the exons atgttaactgaaattttattgtgTATTTGTGCTGTGGTTTGCCTATATTTATCCTATCGCTATGCAGTCGGGCGTCCGGAAGGATTTCCGCCGG GACCCCCACGCATACCGTTCTTCGGCAGCTATTTATTCATGATGATGGCGAATgccaaatatttacacaaag TGCATAATGTGGAGGGAGTGCGCGAAGTTTTGAATAGAAAGGAGTTTGATGGGCGTGCTCAAGTGTATCTGGGTGAAATACGTACGCcaagtaaacaaattttgg GCATTTTTTTCCGTGAAGGACCCGTATGGAAGGAACAACGTCGTTTTATATTGCGTTTTCTACGTGACTACGGCTTTGGTCGCCGTTTCACCGAATTGGAATCGGTCATACAAGAGGAGGTCAGTGATCTTTTGGATCTCATACGCAACGGGCCACAGTATGCGCATGAACATGAACTTTCCAAAGTAGGAGGTCATCGAATTTCTATACCAAATATACTTAGTCCTTTCGTGGTCAATTCATTTTTTCACATTCTCATGAATGAGCGTGTTCCACGCGCTGAACAAGCGGAATTACTAAAACTGGTCAAGATGGGTATGCAATTCCAGCGTCAAGCTGACGATTATGGTAAAATGCTAAGTATAATGCCTTGGATACGTCATGTCTTTCCGAAGGCCAGCTCATATGAAGCACTCATGGAATCGAACGtatttatttacagttattttgaaaaaatcgtcGACTATCATATACGCACTTATGATGAGTGTAGTGCACGCAATTTCattgatttatatattaagcAAATGAAACAGGAACATGCCAATGGGCACACAGATTGCTACAATCGTGAACAATTCATTTTGAGCTTGGCCGATTTTTCCTTCCCCTCATTCACAGCAGTCGGCGCACAAATGGGCTTtctaatacaatattttctatattatcCGGAAGTGTTGAAGCGCGTACAAGCGGAAATCGATGCGGTGGTGGGCAGCGGACGTTTGCCAACGTTGGAAGATCGCCAAAATTTGCACTATACTGAGGCTACTTTGCGCGAGGGCATGCGTATTGAGACTTTAGTACCATCCGATTTGCCACATAAAGCTTTGGTAGACACTGAGCTCATGGGCTATAAGATACCAAAG GATACTATTGTGGTGCCTGGTCTTTACGCTTTTCACTCAGATCCACGTCTGTGGGGTGACCCGGAGAACTTTAGGCCAGAGCGTTTTTTGGACGACAATGGCAAATTGTGCTTGAAGAAAGATATTACGTTGCCGTTTGGTGCGG GTAAACGACTTTGTGCTGGCGAAACTTTCGCTCgtaatattatgtttttagtGATAACGGCGCTgtgtcaaaatttcaactttgttTTGGCGCCCGGTGATAAATTGCCCGAtatgtcaaaaaattttaacggaCTTTCTATAACACCGTTGGATTTCTGGGTGCAAGTGGAGGAAAGAAAGTGa
- the LOC106617790 gene encoding probable cytochrome P450 304a1 yields MLTEILLCICAVFFLYLSYRYAVGRPEGFPPGPPRIPLFGSYLFMMLANKKYLHKGVLKFTKWYKSDIVGFHVGSFPVVAVHNFEGVREVLNRREFDGRPEIFLAAMRAPKDELLGIFFRDGPVWKEQRRFILRYLRDFGFGRRFTELELVIQEEITDLLDLIRNGPRYAHERELSKPGGYRVCVPNLFSPFTYNSFFHIMMNERRPRSEQAEILQLIKMGMQFQRNGDDYGKMLSVMPWIRYAFPKWSAYDVLTESNKFLFEYFEKIVDQHIATYDECSERNFLDLYIKQMKLEHAEEQADVYYRTQFIMGLVDFAFPAFTALGVQATFLIQHLLLQPEVMRRMQAEIDEVVGRGRLPTLEDRKNLHFTEAAVREGLRIETLVPSDVPHKALVDTELMGYKIPKNTIVVPSLYAYHADERTWGDPQTFRPERFLDENGKLSLQKDVSLPFGAGKRLCAGETFARNMLFLLTVSLCQNFNFVLGPEDSLPDLSKNFNGLITTPYDFWLQLEERN; encoded by the exons atgttAACGGAAAtacttttatgcatttgtgcaGTGTTCTTTCTTTACTTATCCTATCGCTATGCTGTTGGTCGTCCAGAAGGATTTCCGCCGG GTCCGCCTCGCATACCGCTCTTTGgcagttatttatttatgatgctggctaataaaaaatacttgcaTAAAGGTGTTTTGAAGTTCACCAAGTGGTACAAGTCTGATATTGTGGGCTTTCATGTTGGCAGCTTTCCCGTAGTTGCGGTGCACAATTTCGAGGGCGTGAGGGAAGTTTTGAATAGGAGAGAATTCGATGGACGGccagaaatatttttagcagCAATGCGTGCTCCCAAGGATGAATTGTTGG GCATATTCTTCCGAGACGGTCCAGTATGGAAAGAACAGCGGCGCTTCATTTTACGTTATCTTCGTGATTTTGGGTTTGGTCGACGCTTCACTGAACTTGAACTAGTCATACAAGAAGAGATAACTGATCTTTTAGATCTTATTCGAAATGGTCCCCGTTATGCGCATGAACGAGAATTATCTAAGCCCGGCGGCTATAGAGTTTGTGTGCCAAATCTTTTTAGCCCGTTTACATACAACTCTTTCTTTCACATCATGATGAATGAGCGACGACCACGCTCAGAACAGGCCGAGATATTGCAGTTGATTAAAATGGGTATGCAGTTTCAGCGTAACGGTGATGATTATGGAAAAATGCTATCTGTAATGCCATGGATACGCTATGCATTTCCCAAATGGAGCGCTTATGATGTTTTGACGGAGtcgaataaatttctttttgagtatttcgaaaaaattgtcgATCAACATATAGCCACATATGACGAGTGTAGTGAGCGAAATTTTCTCgatttatatattaaacaaatgaagCTCGAGCATGCGGAGGAGCAAGCGGATGTTTATTATCGCACTCAATTCATAATGGGTTTGGTAGATTTTGCTTTTCCTGCGTTCACAGCGCTTGGTGTACAAGCTACATTTTTGATACAACATCTTCTTCTTCAACCGGAAGTGATGAGACGTATGCAAGCGGAAATAGATGAGGTTGTAGGTAGAGGGCGTTTGCCCACACTTGAAGATAGAAAGAATTTACACTTTACAGAAGCTGCTGTTCGTGAGGGCTTGAGAATTGAGACTTTGGTGCCATCAGATGTACCACACAAAGCGTTGGTGGACACGGAGCTTATGGGCTACAAGATACCAAAG AATACCATTGTTGTGCCCAGCTTGTATGCATACCACGCTGATGAACGTACCTGGGGTGATCCACAAACATTTAGACCGGAACGCTTTCTTGATGAAAACGGAAAACTGTCGCTGCAGAAGGATGTGTCACTTCCTTTCGGCGCAG gaaaaCGTCTTTGCGCGGGAGAAACATTTGCGCGAAATATGCTATTTCTTTTGACCGTATCACTttgtcaaaatttcaattttgttttaggTCCGGAAGATTCATTGCCAGAtttatcgaaaaattttaacGGTTTAATTACAACCCCCTATGATTTCTGGTTGCAATTGGAAGAAAGAAactga
- the Nthl1 gene encoding endonuclease III-like protein 1, with translation MSGKEVLTKALAKKLSEKVRVVQPVKVQDIEDAVKSPFFSPVQTRNQRKATKTQLKSFEMPVKTEDSTSSAAIRKPIKVNALTNNIQLQSGKIKKHVGVSKEKKQLDLAEANVETDSHKKWEPQNWRLILENIRTMRSSAEAPVDTMGCHKCSDDEADEKTQRFQKLVALMLSSQTRDEITYEVMQRLKSSGLTPQAIIDIETGKLEDLLKPVSFYKNKAKYLQLASIILVDKYDSDIPGTIKELQALPGVGPKMAHLCMATAWNQVTGIGVDVHVHRIANRLKWLPKPTKEPDQTRLDLESWLPRDMWQDVNHLLVGFGQTVCKALRPCCSKCLNREICPASTYNSTTKTKIKADSPNIATKISKLENL, from the exons ATGAGTGGAAAAGAGGTATTAACAAAAGCCTTAGCAAAGAAATTATCTGAAAAGGTCCGAGTTGTACAACCTGTTAAAGTTCAG GACATTGAAGATGCTGTTAAATCACCTTTTTTCTCACCCGTTCAAACCCGAAACCAACGTAAGGCCACCAAGACGCaacttaaaagttttgaaatgcCAGTCAAAACGGAAGATTCAACTTCCAGCGCAGCGATCAGAAAACCTATTAAAGTGAATGCTTTAACTAATAATATTCAACTTCAAAGCGGTAAAATTAAGAAACATGTTGGTGTGAGTAAAGAGAAAAAGCAATTGGATTTGGCCGAAGCTAATGTTGAAACAGACAGTCATAAAAAATGGGAACCACAAAATTGGCGTCTTATTTTGGAGAATATTAGAACAATGCGTTCTAGCGCTGAAGCCCCAGTAGACACAATGGGATGTCACAAATGTTCCGATGATGAGGCAGATGAGAAG ACACAACGCTTCCAAAAGCTTGTTGCCCTTATGCTATCAAGTCAAACGAGGGATGAAATTACTTATGAAGTAATGCAGCGACTAAAAAGTAGTGGTTTAACACCACAAGCTATTATAGACATAGAAACAGGAAAACTTGAAGACCTTTTAAAACCAGTTTCATtctataaa aACAAAGCTAAATATTTGCAACTAGCGTCGATAATCCTGGTGGATAAATACGACAGTGACATTCCTGGTACTATTAAAGAACTCCAAGCTTTGCCCGGTGTAGGACCAAAGATGGCGCATCTATGCATGGCAACGGCATGGAATCAAGTAACCGGTATTGGAGTTGACGTGCATGTACATCGTATAGCAAATCGCCTTAAGTGGTTACCTAAACCTACAAAAGAACCTGATCAGACCCGATTGGATCTTGAATCGTGGCTTCCCCGAGATATGTGGCAAGATGTAAATCATTTGCTAGTTGGTTTTGGTCAAACCGTATGTAAAGCTCTGCGGCCGTGTTGTTCGAAATGCTTAAACCGTGAAATATGTCCTGCATCTACATATAACAGTACAACTAAGACAAAAATTAAAGCGGACTCTCCAAATATTGCgactaaaatatcaaaattggaAAATCTGTAA
- the Bub3 gene encoding mitotic checkpoint protein BUB3 yields the protein MRPTEVKLNNPPEDAISAVKFGPKTNQYLIASAWDGTVRFYDVVNNAMRQKFVEDMPVLDVAFMNIVHVVSGSLDKQLRLYDVNTHTENIVGSHDDAVSCVEYAESVNGILTGSWDKTIKLWDMREKRCVGTFEQSNGKVYSMSVNDEKIVVATSDRKVFIWDLRKMEEYMMKRESSLKYQTRCIRLFPNKEGYVMSSIEGRVAVEYLDPDPEVQKRKFAFKCHRNKEDSIEHIYPVNAISFHNVYNTFATGGSDSLVNIWDGFNKKRLCQFHQYDTSISSLNFSHDGSTLAIACSYMDEFEEPPANVPNPVIYVRYVTDQETKQK from the exons ATGCGTCCAACagaagtaaaattaaataatccgCCCGAGGATGCTATATCGGCGGTAAAATTTGgtcctaaaactaatcaatatCTCATCGCATCTGCCTGGGATGGCACGGTTCGGTTCTACGACGTCGTCAATAATGCCATGCGCCAGAAGTTTGTCGAGGATATGCCCGTATTGGATGTTGCATTCATG AACATAGTGCATGTCGTAAGTGGTTCGCTGGATAAACAATTGCGTTTGTATGATGTCAATACGCATACGGAAAACATTGTTGGTTCGCATGATGATGCTGTAAGCTGTGTTGAATATGCTGAATCTGTAAATGGTATATTGACGGGCAGTTGGgataaaactattaaattatGGGATATGCGGGAGAAACGTTGTGTTGGTACCTTTGAGCAAAGCAACGGCAAAGTGTATTCAATGTCTGTGAATGATGAGAAAATTGTTGTAGCTACGTCAGATCGTAAAGTTTTCATTTGGGATCTTCGAAAAATGGAAGAATATATGATGAAACGTGAATCATCGCTCAAATATCAAACACGTTGCATTCGACTGTTTCCAAATAAAGAGGGCTATGTAATGTCTTCGATTGAAGGGCGCGTGGCTGTAGAATATTTGGATCCTGACCCAGAAGTACAAAAACGAAAGTTTGCTTTCAAATGTCATCGGAACAAAGAGGATAGTATTGAACATATTTATCCAGTAAATGCAATTAGTTTCCATAACGTTTATAATACATTTGCGACGGGCGGATCAGACAGTTTAGTGAACATATGGGATGGTTTTAACAAAAAACGTCTCTGTCAATTCCATCAATATGACACTTCTATCTCATCGTTAAATTTCAGTCATGACGGCAGCACACTAGCTATTGCATGTTCATATATGGATGAATTTGAGGAACCACCTGCCAATGTGCCAAATCCTGTTATTTATGTGCGTTATGTAACTGATCAAGAAACTAAACAGAAATAA